One Streptomyces mobaraensis NBRC 13819 = DSM 40847 DNA segment encodes these proteins:
- a CDS encoding DUF523 domain-containing protein: MEAILVSACLRGVPCRFDGRDKASSEVGAAVAGRVVVPFCPEVAGGLATPRRPAELVGGDGHAVLDGTARVVEDTGRDVTAEFTAGARRALAAARRAGCSEALLMPRSPSCGRGTVYDGSFGGELVPGDGVTAALLERNGIAVRPAPGV; this comes from the coding sequence ATGGAAGCGATCCTGGTCAGCGCGTGTCTGCGTGGGGTGCCCTGCCGGTTCGACGGGCGGGACAAGGCGTCGTCGGAGGTCGGGGCGGCGGTGGCGGGGCGTGTGGTGGTCCCGTTCTGCCCGGAGGTCGCGGGCGGGCTCGCGACGCCGCGGCGGCCCGCGGAGCTGGTGGGCGGTGACGGGCACGCCGTGCTCGACGGGACGGCGCGCGTCGTCGAGGACACCGGGCGGGACGTGACGGCGGAGTTCACGGCCGGGGCGCGGCGCGCGCTCGCGGCGGCGCGGCGGGCGGGGTGCTCGGAGGCGCTGCTGATGCCGCGCAGTCCGTCGTGCGGCCGGGGCACGGTGTACGACGGCTCGTTCGGCGGGGAGCTGGTGCCGGGGGACGGGGTGACGGCGGCGCTGCTGGAGCGGAACGGGATCGCCGTGCGCCCCGCGCCGGGGGTATGA
- the ctaD gene encoding cytochrome c oxidase subunit I yields the protein MTERPVGEATAGPRPRSSPVEWLTTTDHKRIGTLYLVSAFVFFIIGGILALLMRAELARPGSQIMSNEQFNQAFTMHGSIMLLLFAMPLFTGFANWIMPLQIGAPDVAFPRLNMLSYWLFLFGSLIAAAGFLTPQGAADFGWFAYTPLSDASHSPGVGADLWIMGVALSGFGSILGAVNFITTIICMRAPGMTMFRMPIFTWNVLLTALLILLVFPVLAAALFALEMDRKFGSHIFDPANGGALLWQHLFWFFGHPEVYVLALPFFGIVSEVIPVFSRKPMFGYWGLIAATISIAGLSVTVWAHHMYVTGGVLLPFFAFMTFLIAVPTGVKFFNWIGTMWKGSLSFETPMLWATGFLMTFVFGGLTGVLLAAPPLDFHTSDSYFVVAHFHYTLFGTVVYAMFAGFHFWWPKFTGKMLDERLGKVTFWTLTVGFHLTFLVQHWLGAEGMPRRYADYLAADGWTTLNTLSTIGSFLLGLSFLPFFYNIWKTAKYGEKVEVDDPWGWGRSLEWATSCPPPRHNFPSLPKIRSESPALDLHRPGLESGDARTAAEREPAVTSAG from the coding sequence CTGACGGAACGCCCCGTAGGGGAGGCGACCGCGGGTCCCCGGCCGAGGAGTTCACCCGTCGAGTGGCTGACGACCACCGACCACAAGCGGATCGGGACCCTCTATCTCGTCTCCGCCTTCGTCTTCTTCATCATCGGCGGGATCCTGGCCCTGCTGATGCGCGCCGAACTGGCCCGCCCCGGCTCGCAGATCATGTCGAACGAGCAGTTCAACCAGGCGTTCACGATGCATGGCTCGATCATGCTGCTGCTGTTCGCGATGCCGCTGTTCACCGGCTTCGCGAACTGGATCATGCCGTTGCAGATCGGTGCGCCCGACGTGGCGTTCCCGCGCCTGAACATGCTGTCGTACTGGCTGTTCCTCTTCGGCTCGCTGATCGCGGCCGCCGGCTTCCTCACCCCGCAGGGGGCCGCGGACTTCGGCTGGTTCGCCTACACGCCGCTGTCCGACGCGTCCCACTCCCCCGGCGTCGGCGCCGACCTGTGGATCATGGGCGTGGCGCTGTCCGGCTTCGGCAGCATCCTGGGTGCCGTCAACTTCATCACCACCATCATCTGTATGCGCGCCCCCGGCATGACGATGTTCCGGATGCCGATCTTCACCTGGAACGTCCTGCTCACCGCGCTGCTCATTCTGCTGGTGTTCCCGGTGCTGGCCGCCGCGCTGTTCGCACTGGAGATGGACCGCAAGTTCGGCTCGCACATCTTCGACCCGGCCAACGGCGGGGCGCTGCTGTGGCAGCACCTGTTCTGGTTCTTCGGCCACCCCGAGGTGTACGTCCTGGCGCTGCCGTTCTTCGGGATCGTCTCCGAGGTCATCCCGGTGTTCTCCCGCAAGCCGATGTTCGGTTACTGGGGTCTGATCGCCGCGACGATCTCCATCGCCGGCCTGTCGGTGACGGTGTGGGCGCACCACATGTACGTCACGGGTGGGGTGCTGCTGCCGTTCTTCGCCTTCATGACCTTCCTGATCGCGGTCCCGACCGGGGTGAAGTTCTTCAACTGGATCGGCACCATGTGGAAGGGGTCGCTGTCCTTCGAGACGCCGATGCTGTGGGCCACCGGCTTCCTGATGACCTTCGTCTTCGGCGGTCTGACAGGGGTGCTGCTGGCCGCCCCGCCGCTCGACTTCCACACCTCCGACTCGTACTTCGTCGTCGCCCACTTCCACTACACGCTCTTCGGCACGGTCGTCTACGCGATGTTCGCCGGATTCCACTTCTGGTGGCCGAAGTTCACCGGCAAGATGCTGGACGAGCGGCTGGGCAAGGTCACGTTCTGGACGCTCACGGTGGGCTTCCACCTGACGTTCCTGGTCCAGCACTGGCTGGGCGCGGAGGGCATGCCCCGCCGGTACGCCGACTACCTGGCGGCGGACGGCTGGACGACGCTCAACACCCTCTCCACCATCGGCTCGTTCCTCCTCGGGCTGTCGTTCCTGCCGTTCTTCTACAACATCTGGAAGACCGCCAAGTACGGCGAGAAGGTGGAGGTGGACGACCCGTGGGGCTGGGGCCGCTCGCTGGAGTGGGCGACCTCCTGCCCGCCGCCGCGGCACAACTTCCCGTCCCTGCCGAAGATCCGTTCCGAGTCCCCGGCGCTCGACCTGCACCGTCCGGGCCTGGAGTCGGGTGACGCGCGGACGGCGGCGGAGCGCGAGCCGGCGGTGACGTCGGCGGGCTGA
- the lepB gene encoding signal peptidase I, translating to MGDVAVGARSEQGGPEEEPVGAAGGTEPAGKAEQAEKTGKAKKKAGQQRPFWKELPLLVVVALVLALLIKTFLVQAFSIPSDSMQDTLQRGDRVLVDKLTPWFGSEPERGEVIVFHDPGTWLRDEPTPEPNMVQKALSFIGLMPSANEKDLIKRVIGVAGDTVECKGTGPLKVNGKPLQEPYVFPGNTPCSLAPEGQFKVTVPKDRLWVMGDHRQNSADSRFHQDEPGNGFVPVGNVVGRAIVVAWPIDRWATLPVPDTFDQKGIDKAAATAPTAVAFVGAVPLVLLRRRVAVRRAERRG from the coding sequence GTGGGGGACGTGGCGGTGGGCGCGCGTTCGGAGCAGGGCGGGCCGGAGGAGGAGCCCGTGGGGGCGGCCGGCGGGACCGAGCCGGCCGGCAAGGCCGAGCAGGCCGAGAAGACGGGGAAGGCGAAGAAGAAGGCCGGACAGCAGCGGCCGTTCTGGAAGGAGCTGCCCCTCCTCGTCGTGGTCGCCCTGGTGCTGGCTCTGCTGATCAAGACGTTCCTGGTGCAGGCGTTCTCCATCCCCTCGGACTCCATGCAGGACACCCTCCAGCGGGGCGACCGGGTGCTGGTCGACAAGCTGACCCCGTGGTTCGGCTCGGAGCCCGAGCGCGGCGAGGTCATCGTCTTCCACGACCCCGGCACCTGGCTGCGGGACGAGCCGACGCCGGAGCCCAACATGGTGCAGAAGGCGCTGAGCTTCATCGGCCTGATGCCGTCGGCCAACGAGAAGGACCTGATCAAGCGGGTCATCGGGGTCGCCGGCGACACCGTGGAGTGCAAGGGGACCGGCCCCCTGAAGGTCAACGGCAAGCCGCTGCAGGAGCCGTACGTCTTCCCCGGGAACACGCCGTGCAGCCTGGCCCCCGAGGGGCAGTTCAAGGTCACCGTGCCGAAGGACCGGCTCTGGGTGATGGGCGACCACCGGCAGAACTCCGCCGACTCCCGCTTCCACCAGGACGAGCCGGGCAACGGCTTCGTGCCCGTCGGCAACGTCGTGGGCCGGGCGATCGTCGTGGCCTGGCCGATCGACCGCTGGGCCACCCTGCCCGTGCCCGACACCTTCGACCAGAAGGGCATCGACAAGGCGGCCGCCACGGCGCCCACCGCCGTGGCCTTCGTCGGTGCCGTCCCGCTGGTGCTGCTGCGCCGGCGGGTGGCCGTCCGCCGCGCGGAGCGGCGCGGCTAG
- a CDS encoding NUDIX domain-containing protein: protein MPLTRHPQFPRAEWLARRARILGCAASLVHDDEGRIMLLHTSWGDAWQLPGGGHDDGEDLWETSVRETFEETGLTMPDVPELLAVDWGVHPEGIPEVFVLFKGPLVDASTVKVRLSDEHDAWRMLTVEEWAPLVPPRQARVLAAATAVLLGGRCPYLREAGHLADVP, encoded by the coding sequence GTGCCGTTGACCAGACATCCGCAGTTCCCCCGAGCCGAGTGGCTCGCCCGGCGGGCGCGCATCTTGGGGTGCGCCGCCTCCCTCGTCCACGACGACGAGGGGCGGATCATGCTGCTGCACACCTCCTGGGGCGACGCGTGGCAGCTGCCCGGAGGCGGTCACGACGACGGCGAGGATCTGTGGGAGACGTCCGTGCGGGAGACGTTCGAAGAGACGGGGTTGACCATGCCGGACGTCCCCGAGCTGCTGGCCGTTGACTGGGGTGTGCACCCGGAAGGCATTCCCGAGGTCTTCGTCCTGTTCAAAGGTCCGCTCGTCGACGCGAGCACCGTCAAGGTGAGGCTGTCCGACGAGCACGACGCCTGGCGCATGCTCACCGTCGAGGAGTGGGCGCCGCTGGTGCCCCCGCGGCAGGCCCGTGTCCTGGCCGCCGCGACCGCGGTGCTGCTCGGGGGGCGATGCCCGTACCTCCGTGAGGCCGGGCATCTGGCCGACGTCCCGTAG
- a CDS encoding DinB family protein codes for MSLDDRVPPPTTGGERETLRAYLDYHRATLARKCEGLTDDDLRRHSMPPSTLTLLGLVRHLAEVERTWFRRVFEDNALPLVWSDRMDFQAAYDASASTRAEAFAMWDAETAHSRRVEAAAASLDTTGFQPRWGQRVSLRMAMVHVLLEYARHNGHADLLREGVDGVVGA; via the coding sequence ATGTCCCTCGATGATCGCGTCCCCCCTCCCACGACCGGCGGCGAGCGGGAGACGCTGCGGGCCTACCTCGACTACCACCGCGCCACGCTGGCCCGGAAGTGCGAGGGGCTCACCGACGACGACCTGCGCCGCCACTCGATGCCGCCGTCGACGCTGACCCTGCTCGGCCTGGTCCGCCACCTCGCCGAGGTGGAACGCACCTGGTTCCGCCGGGTGTTCGAGGACAACGCCCTGCCTCTCGTCTGGTCCGACCGCATGGACTTCCAGGCGGCGTACGACGCGTCCGCCTCGACCCGTGCCGAAGCCTTCGCCATGTGGGACGCCGAGACCGCCCACTCCCGCCGCGTCGAGGCCGCAGCGGCGTCCCTGGACACGACGGGCTTCCAGCCGCGGTGGGGACAGCGGGTCTCCCTGCGCATGGCGATGGTCCACGTCCTCCTCGAGTACGCCCGCCACAACGGTCACGCCGACCTCCTGCGCGAGGGCGTCGACGGCGTGGTGGGGGCCTGA
- a CDS encoding NIPSNAP family protein: MISIHLKYEIDADKLADFEEYGRRWIRLVNRFGGTHHGYFLPSEGDSDIAYALFSFPSMAAYERYRTDSTTDPECQAAFELARTTRCIKRYERRFLRPLDTGTEAPSAKTPA, encoded by the coding sequence ATGATCAGCATCCATCTGAAGTACGAGATCGACGCCGACAAACTCGCCGACTTCGAGGAGTACGGCCGCCGCTGGATCCGGCTCGTCAACCGCTTCGGCGGCACGCACCACGGCTACTTCCTGCCGAGCGAGGGCGACAGCGACATCGCGTACGCCCTCTTCTCCTTCCCCAGCATGGCCGCGTACGAGCGCTACCGCACGGACAGCACGACCGACCCGGAATGCCAGGCCGCCTTCGAACTGGCCCGCACCACCCGCTGCATCAAGCGCTACGAACGCCGCTTCCTGCGCCCGCTCGACACGGGAACGGAGGCCCCTTCGGCGAAGACGCCCGCGTAA
- a CDS encoding ABC transporter ATP-binding protein — MPKTADTADTAETPAPPRPPLPEPKEVRCRDAGVRDAFESASFLQLCSRIPALLAQIARMAWEVDRRDVLVLVGCQLLSGTAAAVGLAATARAMTPVLGGGLVPDRIREALPALIVVAVAAAVARVTYGVASWAVSRLKPRLMTAADVALVEAVVSVELAALNRADFADEHEAAETGAIRCDRMLYDAQAFMSALIRLVAACGVLTVLHPLMLPVLVLAVLPSGAGAVAEAKIEHRTHYANVSRRNVKGMMRWHVTTPRLADEVRANSMRAYLMFWYRTVSHRIDERIVEAAGLGLRVNLLAAVAGGACLTLAWTTLVWLTVTGRVSFAVSATAVVAVRAALGNLTNVVHYCTSLFHSTLYLGDWKRFVDRTRALAPNRGRETAPAHPETIRFENVTYSYPNKARPAVDGLDLTLRRGELVAVVGENGSGKSTLMRLVTGLFTADKGTVSWDGVDLANADPDTVWARTGLVPQFFAYWPLTARENITLGQPLTWDDDRVWETVDLVGLRPTVEEFPEGLDMLLARELWGGVNLSGGQWQRIACARALYRRPPVLILDEPTSELDARGEHMIFQALKDMAKDRITIVVTHRLDNTRIADRIVVMEHGRITEQGPFDRLVTAGGLFQELYALSQDR; from the coding sequence ATGCCCAAGACGGCCGACACGGCCGACACGGCCGAGACGCCCGCACCACCCCGGCCGCCCCTGCCCGAACCGAAGGAAGTGCGATGCCGCGACGCCGGGGTACGGGACGCGTTCGAGTCCGCGTCCTTCCTCCAGCTCTGCTCCCGGATCCCCGCCCTGCTGGCCCAGATCGCCCGCATGGCCTGGGAGGTCGACCGCCGGGACGTCCTGGTCCTGGTCGGCTGCCAGTTGCTCTCCGGCACGGCGGCGGCCGTCGGCCTGGCGGCGACGGCACGGGCCATGACACCCGTGCTCGGCGGCGGCCTGGTGCCCGACCGCATCCGCGAGGCCCTCCCGGCCCTGATCGTCGTGGCGGTGGCCGCGGCCGTCGCCCGCGTCACGTACGGGGTGGCGTCCTGGGCCGTGAGCCGGCTCAAACCCCGGCTGATGACGGCCGCCGACGTCGCCCTCGTCGAGGCGGTCGTCTCGGTGGAGCTGGCCGCGCTCAACCGCGCCGACTTCGCCGACGAGCACGAGGCGGCCGAGACCGGGGCGATCCGCTGCGACCGGATGCTCTACGACGCGCAGGCGTTCATGTCCGCCCTCATCCGGCTCGTCGCCGCCTGCGGCGTGCTGACCGTGCTGCACCCGCTGATGCTGCCGGTACTGGTGCTGGCGGTGCTGCCGTCCGGGGCGGGCGCGGTCGCCGAGGCGAAGATCGAGCACCGCACCCACTACGCCAACGTCTCCCGCCGCAACGTCAAGGGGATGATGCGCTGGCACGTCACCACACCCCGGCTGGCGGACGAGGTCCGGGCCAACAGCATGCGCGCGTACCTGATGTTCTGGTACCGGACGGTCTCCCACCGCATCGACGAGCGCATCGTCGAGGCCGCCGGCCTGGGGCTGCGCGTCAACCTCCTCGCGGCGGTCGCCGGCGGCGCCTGCCTGACTCTGGCCTGGACGACGCTGGTGTGGCTGACGGTCACCGGCCGGGTGTCGTTCGCCGTCTCCGCCACGGCCGTCGTCGCCGTCCGCGCCGCCCTGGGCAACCTCACCAACGTCGTGCACTACTGCACCAGCCTGTTCCACTCCACCCTCTACCTCGGCGACTGGAAGCGGTTCGTCGACCGCACCCGGGCGCTCGCCCCGAACCGCGGCCGGGAGACGGCCCCCGCCCACCCGGAGACGATCCGCTTCGAGAACGTCACCTACTCCTACCCGAACAAGGCCCGGCCCGCCGTCGACGGCCTCGACCTGACGCTGCGCCGGGGCGAGCTGGTCGCGGTGGTCGGCGAGAACGGCTCCGGGAAGTCCACCCTGATGCGGCTGGTGACCGGGCTGTTCACCGCCGACAAGGGGACGGTCTCCTGGGACGGCGTCGACCTGGCCAACGCCGACCCGGACACGGTCTGGGCCCGTACCGGCCTCGTCCCGCAGTTCTTCGCCTACTGGCCGCTCACCGCCCGTGAGAACATCACCCTGGGCCAGCCCCTCACCTGGGACGACGACCGGGTCTGGGAGACCGTCGACCTGGTCGGACTGCGCCCGACGGTCGAGGAGTTCCCCGAGGGGCTCGACATGCTGCTCGCCCGCGAGCTGTGGGGCGGCGTCAACCTCTCGGGCGGCCAGTGGCAGCGCATCGCCTGTGCCCGGGCCCTGTACCGCAGGCCACCGGTGCTCATCCTGGACGAGCCGACCAGCGAACTCGACGCCCGGGGCGAGCACATGATCTTCCAGGCGCTCAAGGACATGGCCAAGGACCGCATCACCATCGTCGTCACCCACCGGCTGGACAACACCCGGATCGCGGACCGGATCGTGGTGATGGAGCACGGCCGGATCACCGAACAGGGGCCGTTCGACCGGCTGGTGACGGCCGGCGGCCTCTTCCAGGAGCTGTACGCGCTCTCGCAGGACCGCTGA
- the galE gene encoding UDP-glucose 4-epimerase GalE, translated as MSYWLVAGGAGFIGGHVVRAMREAGERVVVVDDLSTGSRDAVPDGVPLVEADIRDGEALAGAFRRFPVEGVVNLVARTQVGESVELPLLHYRQNVEGFRTLLAAMDDAGVRKLVYSSSASVYGMVDEDLVTEATPCAPISPYGQTKLIGEWLAAAAHRAHGVDFVNLRYFNVAGAAEPRMADGRVLNLVPMVFERLTAGQPPLIFGDDYPTPDGTCVRDYIHVADIASAHLAATRFLRDRQGVARTYNVGRGEGLSVRELIAVIGEVTGHDTTPVVTARRPGDPARVVADSSPAERELGWRARHTVHDMVASAWEGWCLRHPHALPERGTRAASGA; from the coding sequence ATGTCGTACTGGCTCGTCGCGGGCGGCGCCGGATTCATCGGCGGACACGTCGTCAGGGCCATGCGCGAGGCGGGGGAGCGGGTCGTCGTGGTGGACGACCTCTCCACGGGGAGCCGGGACGCCGTCCCGGACGGCGTCCCCCTGGTCGAGGCCGACATCCGCGACGGGGAGGCGCTCGCCGGGGCCTTCCGGCGGTTCCCGGTGGAGGGCGTGGTCAACCTCGTCGCCCGGACCCAGGTCGGCGAGTCCGTCGAACTGCCGCTGCTGCACTACCGCCAGAACGTGGAGGGCTTCCGGACGCTCCTCGCGGCCATGGACGACGCGGGGGTGCGCAAGCTGGTGTACTCCTCCAGCGCCTCCGTCTACGGCATGGTCGACGAGGACCTGGTCACCGAGGCCACACCCTGCGCCCCGATCAGCCCCTACGGCCAGACCAAGCTGATCGGCGAGTGGCTGGCCGCCGCGGCGCACCGCGCCCACGGCGTCGACTTCGTCAACCTGCGGTACTTCAACGTCGCCGGGGCCGCGGAACCGCGGATGGCCGACGGACGGGTGCTCAACCTGGTGCCCATGGTCTTCGAGAGGCTCACCGCCGGGCAGCCTCCGCTGATCTTCGGCGACGACTACCCGACCCCGGACGGCACCTGCGTCCGCGACTACATCCACGTCGCCGACATCGCCTCCGCCCACCTGGCCGCCACCCGCTTCCTGCGCGACCGGCAGGGGGTGGCCCGCACCTACAACGTCGGCCGCGGCGAGGGGCTGTCGGTACGCGAGCTGATCGCCGTGATCGGCGAGGTGACCGGCCACGACACCACCCCCGTCGTCACCGCCCGGCGGCCGGGCGACCCGGCGCGGGTGGTCGCCGACTCCTCACCCGCCGAACGGGAACTGGGCTGGCGGGCCCGGCACACCGTCCACGACATGGTCGCCTCCGCCTGGGAGGGCTGGTGCCTGCGGCACCCGCACGCCCTGCCGGAACGGGGCACGCGGGCCGCGTCCGGGGCGTGA
- a CDS encoding vitamin K epoxide reductase family protein encodes MTDTAFDRSAGGGVRDAQNTLDAKDAHHLRGNAAGAGRALAWLLVGAGTLGLLASFQITVDKIHLAENPGFRPACSINAVVSCTHVMLSDQASVFGFPNPLIGLVAYAVVVALGVVLLTGARLPRWCWLGLNLGTLAGAVFCMWLMSQALYVIGALCLWCCLAWAVTIALFWYTTAHNLRHGFLPAPRTLVLGVREFHWAVPAAWYGVIALLVVERFWAPW; translated from the coding sequence ATGACCGACACCGCGTTCGACCGGTCCGCCGGCGGGGGCGTCAGGGACGCGCAGAACACACTGGACGCGAAGGACGCACATCACCTGCGGGGCAACGCCGCCGGAGCCGGCCGGGCCCTGGCCTGGCTGCTGGTCGGCGCCGGGACGCTGGGGCTGCTCGCCTCCTTCCAGATCACCGTCGACAAGATCCACCTGGCGGAGAACCCGGGCTTCCGGCCCGCGTGCAGCATCAACGCCGTCGTCTCGTGCACCCATGTGATGCTGAGCGACCAGGCGTCGGTGTTCGGCTTCCCCAACCCGCTGATCGGTCTGGTCGCCTACGCGGTGGTCGTCGCGCTGGGCGTCGTCCTGCTCACCGGCGCCCGGCTGCCGCGCTGGTGCTGGCTGGGGCTGAACCTGGGGACGCTGGCCGGGGCGGTGTTCTGCATGTGGCTGATGTCCCAGGCGCTTTACGTGATCGGGGCGCTGTGCCTGTGGTGCTGTCTGGCGTGGGCCGTGACGATCGCCCTGTTCTGGTACACGACCGCGCACAACCTCCGGCACGGTTTCCTGCCCGCGCCGCGCACGCTGGTGCTGGGGGTGCGGGAGTTCCACTGGGCCGTGCCCGCCGCCTGGTACGGGGTGATCGCGCTGCTGGTCGTGGAGCGGTTCTGGGCGCCGTGGTGA
- a CDS encoding DUF3140 domain-containing protein, which produces MTASDKVSTELWDEFHTAVNMTSRELQDWLNVQAAGERAEEVPDRAGPPTGRQVLDILAKRRTDLTEDDARVMRRVCDVVRSQRSPDREPEAGGTQWRHGLMNIGHDPLKPS; this is translated from the coding sequence GTGACAGCGTCCGACAAGGTGAGCACCGAGCTGTGGGACGAGTTCCACACGGCGGTGAACATGACCTCGCGCGAGCTCCAGGACTGGCTGAACGTCCAGGCGGCGGGCGAGCGGGCCGAGGAGGTCCCCGACCGCGCCGGGCCGCCCACCGGGCGGCAGGTCCTCGACATCCTGGCCAAGCGCCGCACCGACCTCACCGAGGACGACGCCCGCGTGATGCGGCGCGTGTGCGACGTCGTCCGCTCCCAGCGGAGCCCGGACCGGGAGCCGGAGGCCGGCGGGACGCAGTGGCGGCACGGCCTGATGAACATCGGCCACGACCCGCTCAAGCCGTCCTGA
- a CDS encoding GAF domain-containing protein: MENTGSAAVRLPQLRLDELLDEVQARLDAARGTRDRVHKLLEAVLSVGRGLELEQVLRGIIEAAVVLVDARYGALGVIGPDGRRLSQFLTVGLTDEEIAAIGPYPCGHGILGELIRRPEPLRLPEISEHPASYGFPPGHPPMSTFLGVPIRVRDHVFGNLYLTEKRGGADFEDEDEEVLATLAVAAGIAIENARLYEESTRRERWLRAGAEVTTALMSDRPRAEVTARITELAREITGSDLAVFSLPEAGDGALTVEAATGEGADGLRHLVLPLEGTLSGAAFTGARPVRGPAEEVPAGPGPALAVPVTSGDDVVHGVLLLVRAAGAGDFPEREAEPLLAFAGQTGLAMELAERRADTAQLALLEDRDRIARDLHDLAIQRLFATGMTLQSADRFIDHPEAAERVRRAVGDLDETIKIIRSTIFGLRSRETAPQHGLRTRAVRAVAEAGTALGFAPSLRMEGLLDTQVPREAADDAVAVLAEALANVARHAEAGTVDVAVVNEGGALVLTIVDDGNGIPPTATRRSGLRNLTERAERHGGTLTLTAPPTGGTHLEWRIPLTGGRCPTGHGTRDGGGAGAR; this comes from the coding sequence GTGGAGAACACCGGGTCGGCGGCGGTACGGCTGCCGCAGCTCAGACTGGACGAACTGCTGGACGAGGTCCAGGCCCGGCTCGACGCCGCCCGCGGCACCCGCGACCGCGTGCACAAGCTGCTGGAGGCCGTCCTCTCGGTCGGCCGCGGCCTGGAGCTGGAACAGGTGCTGCGCGGCATCATCGAGGCGGCCGTGGTACTGGTCGACGCCCGGTACGGCGCCCTCGGCGTCATCGGGCCGGACGGCCGGCGGCTGTCCCAGTTCCTCACCGTCGGCCTCACAGACGAGGAGATCGCGGCCATCGGCCCGTACCCCTGCGGCCACGGCATCCTGGGCGAGCTGATCCGCCGTCCGGAACCGCTGCGGCTGCCGGAGATCTCCGAGCACCCGGCCTCGTACGGCTTCCCGCCCGGCCACCCGCCGATGAGCACCTTCCTCGGGGTGCCCATCCGGGTGCGCGACCACGTCTTCGGGAACCTGTACCTGACGGAGAAGCGCGGGGGAGCGGACTTCGAGGACGAGGACGAGGAGGTGCTGGCCACCCTCGCCGTCGCCGCCGGCATCGCCATCGAGAACGCCCGCCTGTACGAGGAGTCGACCCGGCGCGAACGGTGGCTGCGGGCCGGCGCCGAGGTGACCACCGCCCTGATGTCCGACCGGCCGCGCGCCGAGGTCACCGCCCGCATCACCGAACTCGCCCGCGAGATCACGGGATCCGACCTCGCGGTGTTCTCGCTGCCGGAGGCCGGGGACGGCGCGCTGACCGTCGAGGCGGCGACCGGTGAGGGGGCCGACGGGCTCCGGCACCTGGTCCTGCCCCTCGAAGGCACCCTCAGCGGCGCCGCGTTCACCGGAGCGCGCCCTGTCCGGGGCCCCGCCGAGGAGGTACCGGCGGGTCCGGGACCGGCCCTGGCCGTCCCCGTCACCTCCGGCGACGACGTCGTGCACGGCGTCCTGCTGCTCGTCCGGGCCGCGGGCGCCGGGGACTTCCCCGAGCGGGAGGCCGAACCGCTGCTGGCCTTCGCCGGCCAGACCGGCCTGGCCATGGAACTGGCCGAACGCCGCGCGGACACCGCCCAGTTGGCCCTCCTGGAGGACCGCGACCGGATCGCCCGCGACCTCCACGACCTCGCCATCCAACGGCTGTTCGCCACCGGCATGACCCTGCAGAGCGCCGACCGCTTCATCGACCACCCCGAGGCCGCCGAACGCGTCCGCCGCGCCGTCGGCGACCTCGACGAGACCATAAAGATCATCCGCTCCACCATCTTCGGCCTCCGCTCCCGCGAGACCGCCCCCCAGCACGGCCTGCGCACCCGCGCCGTCCGCGCCGTCGCCGAGGCCGGTACGGCCCTCGGCTTCGCGCCCAGCCTGCGCATGGAGGGACTCCTGGACACCCAAGTCCCCCGCGAGGCCGCCGACGACGCCGTCGCCGTCCTCGCCGAGGCCCTGGCCAACGTCGCCCGGCACGCGGAGGCCGGCACGGTGGACGTCGCCGTCGTCAACGAGGGCGGGGCCCTCGTCCTGACGATCGTGGACGACGGCAACGGCATACCCCCCACCGCCACCCGCCGCAGCGGCCTCCGCAACCTCACCGAACGCGCCGAACGCCACGGCGGCACCCTCACCCTGACCGCCCCACCGACCGGCGGCACGCACCTGGAGTGGCGCATCCCGCTGACCGGCGGCCGGTGCCCGACGGGACACGGGACGCGGGACGGAGGAGGAGCCGGCGCCCGATAA
- a CDS encoding NUDIX domain-containing protein, with translation MSDDHGGCRGWDRLGTEVLFHGRHLTLHRDRVVQPDGAEGTYERLTLADGARVVAVDDEGWVALVEDAFAPLGRRLLHIPGGAVAAGEDPEAAAARECEEETGRRPGALRRLGAFHPLPSRTSAVTHLYLATDLRRGTLRRDPTEAGMRACWLPLDDAVRLAASGTLTEAGTVTGLLLAARLLSA, from the coding sequence ATGTCCGACGACCACGGAGGGTGCCGCGGCTGGGACCGGCTCGGTACCGAAGTGCTGTTCCACGGGCGGCATCTGACGCTCCACCGCGACCGCGTCGTCCAGCCGGACGGTGCCGAGGGGACGTACGAACGCCTCACGCTGGCGGACGGCGCCCGGGTCGTCGCCGTCGACGACGAGGGATGGGTGGCCCTGGTCGAGGACGCCTTCGCGCCGCTCGGCCGGCGGCTGCTGCACATTCCGGGCGGGGCCGTCGCCGCGGGGGAGGACCCCGAGGCCGCGGCGGCGCGCGAGTGCGAGGAGGAGACGGGCCGGCGTCCCGGCGCGCTCCGGAGGCTGGGCGCCTTCCACCCGCTCCCGTCCCGCACGTCGGCCGTCACCCACCTCTACCTGGCCACCGACCTGCGCCGGGGCACGCTCCGGCGGGACCCGACCGAGGCCGGCATGCGGGCCTGCTGGCTGCCGCTCGACGACGCGGTCCGCCTGGCCGCGAGCGGAACGCTGACGGAGGCGGGGACGGTGACGGGGCTGCTCCTGGCGGCACGGCTGCTGTCCGCGTGA